In Niallia sp. FSL W8-0635, one genomic interval encodes:
- a CDS encoding recombinase family protein, whose product MAKNIYSNGKLNLFLRRVSTENQSLEMQIVADKKFRDELDEDEYIEVNELGISANKIKLRDREKMQEVISLISKGEVGTLYVYDRSRLTRNFYEYLEMVDLFITHDVKVVFTSSDSSYSSFSSNYLVEGFNGILIEEEGKAIARRVSDTHRKLPPRKFGYQTNKDERGNKSYSLQKENKKNIIQLFEKARGIGDTTEFIQLVSTFSSLMKKQPTDIVRILTDPFYSGCEKIGNYLNKLPYVEPVISKETFQEVQVVIEPFVEKLQQNLNGRSDENILPPKCGICKKSMIYRKNKIGESGIYTCSNKHKKMSINVDDYNDMLINCISMVFENLNEEGIEKKAIKMINHLLDNLGKELGAANKKIEHIEAQIATMPYEKFLSKQYEKNEMKLLVESKQKRKELREHLLICENYKNKVKYLVSNVKISDCLKSDELINLVGLIIKDCYVHESTLALILYFNEFLDNEQLERMIACE is encoded by the coding sequence TTGGCTAAAAACATATACTCAAACGGGAAATTAAACCTCTTTTTAAGACGGGTCAGTACAGAAAATCAAAGTCTTGAGATGCAAATTGTTGCCGATAAAAAGTTCCGCGATGAGCTTGATGAAGACGAATATATAGAGGTAAATGAACTGGGTATATCTGCAAATAAGATAAAGCTGAGGGACAGGGAGAAAATGCAGGAGGTCATATCACTTATCAGTAAAGGTGAAGTTGGTACCCTTTATGTTTATGACCGCAGCCGATTAACAAGGAATTTTTATGAATACCTTGAAATGGTGGATTTGTTCATTACACATGATGTTAAAGTGGTATTTACTTCCTCTGATTCAAGCTATTCGTCTTTTAGCTCCAATTATTTGGTTGAGGGCTTTAACGGAATTTTAATTGAAGAAGAAGGAAAGGCAATTGCCCGTCGAGTTTCAGACACACACCGAAAACTTCCTCCAAGGAAATTTGGTTATCAAACTAACAAGGATGAACGGGGCAATAAATCTTACTCTCTTCAAAAAGAGAATAAAAAAAATATCATTCAATTGTTTGAAAAAGCAAGGGGAATTGGCGATACAACTGAATTCATTCAACTTGTTTCAACATTTTCTAGTCTTATGAAAAAACAGCCAACGGATATTGTGCGCATACTTACAGACCCCTTCTATTCCGGCTGCGAGAAAATAGGAAACTATTTGAATAAGCTCCCTTATGTTGAACCTGTTATTTCTAAGGAGACTTTCCAAGAAGTCCAGGTTGTAATTGAACCATTCGTGGAAAAATTGCAGCAAAACTTAAATGGAAGAAGCGACGAAAATATCCTTCCTCCTAAGTGTGGAATCTGCAAAAAGAGTATGATTTACCGAAAAAATAAAATTGGTGAATCAGGCATATACACTTGTTCAAATAAACATAAAAAAATGAGTATTAATGTTGATGATTACAATGATATGTTAATAAATTGCATATCAATGGTCTTTGAAAACTTGAATGAGGAAGGAATCGAGAAGAAAGCCATTAAAATGATAAACCACTTACTCGATAATTTAGGGAAAGAACTCGGGGCTGCCAATAAAAAAATTGAGCATATTGAGGCTCAAATTGCGACAATGCCTTATGAAAAATTTCTTTCTAAACAATATGAAAAAAACGAAATGAAACTATTAGTAGAAAGTAAGCAAAAAAGAAAAGAACTTCGGGAACACCTATTGATATGTGAAAATTATAAAAATAAGGTGAAATACTTGGTAAGCAATGTCAAAATAAGTGACTGTTTAAAAAGCGATGAATTAATAAATTTGGTTGGTTTAATTATTAAGGACTGCTATGTACATGAATCGACATTAGCTCTTATTCTTTACTTTAACGAGTTCTTAGACAATGAACAATTAGAGAGGATGATAGCGTGTGAGTAA
- a CDS encoding recombinase family protein: MSKQDNSILKMPLEKRKLAVASIRRSSHKQEGNQSFEIQTLAIKEYAEKKGYYLPNEFIFYDDAQSAYRKSASSRKGLNMMKEIVLSQDVSAIIFYDFSRIDRKIYSFVSEFYSDVITKKPHLKFYTTTKEDEWTPADLDVKLQLIIANGESNDKSRRTVDAQKTDLESEVRPGSTVPFGYQQIHKKLVPDENAPVVFFIYYLASWGHSIQKITNVLNEAGIPSPTKKQWRTSSIENILKNPVYMGHLSWTFRRKHISQNKHLIEHSHNAIVPGIFYKLIDVNRELKKKYNKLETPFLFGGLLVCKNCGNHLIHRNSSTRKKGIKYSYFKYFCTTCSYEMDINLLNEKLLGYIQQQLSMSVKINTGTVTNTLKEYIVSLQEQMDLLKAKEQLVLANEMVAKIHQQNQLNSVFRNVLSKLKNEIIQIEQSIREIEILLTPSELEVFLNSFQNINICKLSMTEQRLIVLNFVNEIAIHFKSENNFEFDIQFKVNPVSFITK, translated from the coding sequence GTGAGTAAACAGGATAACAGTATCTTAAAAATGCCTTTAGAGAAAAGAAAATTGGCAGTTGCTTCGATAAGGCGGTCTTCACATAAACAGGAAGGAAATCAATCGTTTGAGATTCAAACCTTAGCAATTAAGGAGTATGCAGAGAAAAAGGGGTACTATTTGCCAAATGAATTTATCTTTTACGATGATGCTCAAAGTGCTTATCGTAAATCTGCTAGCAGCCGTAAGGGATTAAATATGATGAAAGAAATTGTTCTTTCACAAGATGTCAGTGCAATCATCTTTTATGATTTTTCACGCATTGACAGAAAAATTTACTCCTTTGTATCGGAATTTTACTCGGATGTGATTACCAAGAAGCCGCACCTTAAATTTTATACAACCACAAAAGAGGATGAATGGACACCTGCTGATTTGGATGTGAAACTTCAACTAATCATAGCAAATGGAGAATCAAATGATAAATCAAGAAGAACAGTGGATGCTCAAAAGACAGACTTAGAATCTGAGGTACGCCCAGGTTCAACCGTTCCGTTTGGCTATCAGCAAATTCATAAGAAGTTGGTCCCTGACGAAAATGCTCCTGTTGTTTTTTTTATTTATTACTTAGCATCCTGGGGACATTCAATACAAAAGATAACAAATGTCTTAAATGAAGCAGGTATTCCGTCTCCAACAAAGAAACAATGGCGGACAAGTAGCATAGAAAATATACTTAAGAATCCAGTCTACATGGGGCATCTCAGTTGGACTTTCCGCCGTAAACACATCAGTCAAAATAAACATTTAATTGAACATAGCCATAATGCCATTGTTCCGGGTATTTTTTACAAACTTATTGATGTGAATCGAGAGCTGAAGAAAAAGTATAACAAATTAGAAACTCCGTTTTTATTTGGTGGTTTGCTAGTTTGTAAAAACTGTGGTAACCATCTAATTCATCGAAATAGCTCCACGAGGAAGAAAGGTATTAAATACAGTTATTTTAAGTATTTCTGTACGACCTGTTCTTATGAGATGGATATAAATTTATTGAATGAAAAATTGTTGGGCTATATTCAACAACAGTTATCCATGTCTGTAAAAATAAATACAGGGACAGTAACTAATACACTTAAAGAATATATTGTGTCACTTCAGGAGCAAATGGATTTACTTAAGGCAAAGGAACAACTTGTTTTAGCTAATGAAATGGTTGCTAAAATTCATCAGCAAAATCAGTTAAACAGCGTCTTTAGAAATGTGTTAAGCAAATTAAAAAATGAAATTATTCAAATTGAGCAGTCGATTAGAGAAATCGAAATTCTTCTAACTCCTTCGGAACTGGAAGTGTTTCTTAATAGCTTTCAAAATATCAATATATGTAAGTTATCAATGACAGAACAACGATTAATAGTGCTGAACTTTGTTAACGAAATAGCTATACACTTTAAAAGTGAAAATAACTTTGAATTTGATATTCAATTCAAGGTTAATCCGGTATCCTTTATCACAAAATGA